The Nitrospirota bacterium nucleotide sequence GCGCCTGGGCGGTCGCCGTCACGTGATGGCCAAGTCGGCGAGCAAGGCTATACCCAAATCCGTCACTCCCCGATTTGGGAATCGATTGGCCTCCGGTCGCCAGAACGACTCTCCTGGCGTGGGTCTCTCCCTGCGAATGGTGAATGATAAACCCTGAGTCCTGGGCACCAACCTGCTCGATGTCCGTCACGCGGTGGTTCGGCAGAATCGCCACCCCGAGGTGACGACATCGCTCAACAAGCGCGTGCAGGATGGTCCGTGATGTATCGGTGACCGGGAACAGCTTCCCCGTCTCTTCACATTTGAGTTCGACCCCTAACGAGGCAAACCACGTCACAGTCTGTTCAACAGACAGCGCGGCCAGCACATTCTTGATGATGTTGCGATTACCGAAGAAGTCGGTGGGAGTCACCACCTGATGCGTCACGTTGCACCGTCCACCGCCAGAGATCAGGATCTTCGCCCCGATGGTCTTCGCCCCATCGAGCACGGTGATCTTCAGGGGAGGATCATTTTTCGTTACCGTCTCGGCTGAAAAGATCGCAGCCGCCAGTCCAGCGGCGCCTGCACCGATCACCACCACGTCATGTCTATAGTCATGTATCGACATTAGAGAGTTTTAACTGCCAGTTAACACCCTGTTAATCTTGCAATGCTAGAGTTCCGTCCGTGAATGAATGATCGATGCTTCGGAAATGGAATACATGACAGTAGGAGGTGGGCCGATGACTTGTCAAAAATGCAAAGGTCTGATGGTGAAAGAATGGCGACCGGATTTCTCGCAGGAAGTGGCCGTGCTCCGCTGCATCAATTGCGGCCTGGTCCTTGATCCCTTGATTGCGCAGAATCGTACCACTCTCGCGCGCCCGAAGCAGCGGGTCCTGGACGCTGCGTGATGGTGTGTTCGAGATCATGAACCAGTTCGGTCGGTGCGGACGACTTGCCGACCCGACCGAATTGGGCAGGTGTGGACGTTGCGCTCGTGGTTAGACCGAAAACTCCGCCCATAAGAATGTATGATCTGAGGGGTCTTTTGCTCGCCGCGGCTCAACGTCCACTTCTACCCTGATACAATGTTCCGCCAGCGGAGCCGTCGCCAGAATATGGTCGATGCGCCAGCCTCTATTCGCTTCCAGCGAAGCGGGCGCTCGATAATCCCAAAACGTATATTGCTGACGGTCTGGATAGAGCTTCACGAACACATCCTGAAACCCCCAGGCCAACGTCTTCTCATAAGCCCGCCTCGCATCCTCGTGATAACAGACATGCTTAAGATGCTTCTCGGGGCTATGCACGTCCATCGGACGCGGGGCGACGTTCATATCGCCGCACCAGATCGCCGGCTTGTCCGGGGACAGATGCTTCTCGAAATACTTCTGAAGTCGATCGTACCAACCCAGTTTGTACTGATACTTGGGTGAATCGATCTCGAAGCCCTGGGGCACGTAGGTATTGATGATGGGAATACCCTTGATCACCACGCGCAGGAGCCGCGCATCCTCCGCATCGCCTCCATCATCGAACCCGTACGCCACCGATTCAGGTTTGTCACGGCTCAAGATCGCGACGCCGTTGTAGGACTTCATGCCCCGATAGGTGATTTCGTATCCTGACTCCGCCAACGCCAGCAAGGGAAACTCGCTGTCCTGGACCTTGGTTTCTTGAATACAGAGCACATCGGGCTTCTGCCGAGCCAGCCAGTCGAGCACGATGGGCAGACGCTTGCGGAGAGAGTTGGCGTTGAAAGTCGCGATTTTCATGCGCTGTTCCAAGGACGATAGTCAGGCGCCGCATCCTAACAAAAGGCCCACTGGGGAACAAGGCGAGAGCGCCGCGACCCTCTTCGCCTCGCGCTAAATGCCGTCCGACAAAGAATGGCCCCCGGAGGAACAGCTCCCGGGGGCCATGGATACGACAACCGACAGAGGTCTCGCGCTTAGTGACCGGCGGCTGGAGCCGGAGCGGCTGCGGGGGCTGGCATCGCGGCCTTCATGTCCTGGCCAGCGGCTTTCATCTCTTGTCCCATGGATTGGCCGGCGGCTTTGACTTCTTCGCCCCTGCCCTTCACGTCTTCTTTCTTCGACTTCATCTGGTCCTTCGCTGCCTGACGCTTGGCTTTCATCTCCTCTTTGCGGGCCTTCATCTTTCCCTTCATCTCTTCCTTCTTACCCTGTACGTCGGCTTTCATCGACTCTTTCTCGGCCTTCACATCGGCCTTCATCGAATCCATCGCACCTTTCATGGCATCATCGGCCATGACCAGCGAGCCGGCTCCAACCAGGCACAACAAGGCAACGGACGCCACGATCAACTTCTGCATAGGAGAACCTCCTGGGAATAATAGTGGATAGGGCTTGCGTCTTGGCAAGGGAGTAAGCAGCCTGCACTCCTTTGTGAAACCTGTAACGGGTTCGAGCCTGTGAGCCGGTCAACTCCTGGATGTGGTCCAGTCGAAAGTCGGCCATCTTGTGTGATGCACGACGCCTCCAAGTTACTTCACCCCTATGCCCAGAGCCTCTTCTGGCCATCTTTTCAATTCACTCGTCCGTTCTGCTCAAGTTTTGGTCCTGAAACAACCGATAGGAAACGTTAGGACATAGTGGGAGAACAAATATGGCGCAAGACGGTACGTTGATCGTGGATTCTGACATTACGAACGAGGTTCGCACGCTGGTACATTCGCAACTGCGCCCGCTCTTCGATCCACAGGCCAATTCAATCCCGGCCCTACGGGCGACCTGCCAGAAAATCCTCAATATCAGCGGAGACACTTCCAGCCCCGATGCCCTTGCAGAAGTCGTCAGCCGAGACCCGGGGTTGACGTGCAAAGTCCTGCAGATTGCCAACGGAATCGCCTACAGTCCGCAACACACCATTACCTCCGTCGCGCATGCGGTCTCATGGCTCGGACTGGATACGGTCCGTACGCTCGTAGCCACCGTTCAACTGATGGAGCAATTAGAGCATCAACCGGATCGTCGACCACTCTTGGGACGCCTGATCGCCAAAGCACTCTTTGCTGCCGCACATGCCTCTGAACTCGGCGTGGCGATGCAGTATCCTCAACCAGGTCAGCTATTCAGCGCCGCTCTCCTCTACTCCTTCGCCGATCTGGTGATCGCGTACCAAACGCCGGAATTGTTTCAAGCCCTCACCGCTGCGCGGACGCCGGAGGATGAAGCGAAGATTCTCGGCGTATCGAGAGCTCGGTTCGCCACGGCTCTGGCACAGACGTGGATCCTGCCTGCCGGCCTCATGGATCTGATCGGTGCCCCGATACCCACGGCAAAATCCCGATGGCTGACCAGTCAACAGCTGTTTGTCGGGCTTGTGGCTGGCTCGAACCAATTGATCACCGCGATGGCCGATTCGCCTGACCCCGGCGTTGCCGATCTCTTTCGCCGCACACTTCAACGAGGCACGGCCTTGACTGAACCGGTCCTGCAGGACGCCTTCACCCGTGCGTTCGACAAAGGCAGACAGCTCTCCCGTTCGGTTGGAATCACCGAAATCGTCATCACTCAAGCGTCGTCTCCTGTCACGGTACCGCTGGCGGTATTACCCAACAGTTCGCCGGACGGCCACACCGCTCCACCGATTCAAACTCGTCCCCTGGAAACACTGCAACAGTTCCAAACCTCCTTGCAGGCGGCCAAAGATCTCAACAACCTGTTATCGGTCCTGGTGCATACCCTGCACGACGGCGGCGGCTTCACGCGGGTGGCCCTGGCACTGTTGAATCCAGGCGACACAGATCAACTGCTCGGCCGAGTCATCGTGGGGGTCGACCCACCGGATCGCTATCTGGCTAGCTTTTCAGGATCGCTCAATGCTGAACACCCGCTGTTCTTGCATGTGCTGAAGGGACAAGACCCCTTCTTATTCTCGAAGGCTTCCTGTGACGAGGCTCGCTCTCTGAGCTCGGTGTTCAGCAAGACGTGGCGCTCTTCGTCAGCCGTTCTCGCCCCCATCCGTATCGGCATTCGACCGATCGGACTCCTCTACGGCGATCGCGGACCCGATCCCAACCACGTCTCGCCGCAAGATCTGCAATCCTTCCAATTGTTCTTGGGTCAAGCGATCCTTATCCTTAACCGGCTGGCCGGAGTACTCTGACCAATCTAAAGCGTTACATGTGATGTGTGAAACGAGGGTCTGCCGAAAAAATGCAGCCCCGCGGGCGGAACGGCATGTCTTGGAACAGAAGTGAATGCTCTCGCAGGCGGCTCAAACGGCCCACCAGCAAGGCCGCAGACGCTGAGCGCACCGGAGGCGTAGCCTCCTGGCTACGTTGAGGATGTGTTCGAGGCGAGAACGACGCTGGCGGGCTGTTTCAGCAGCCTGCTAGCTGGTTGGAGCGGATGCGGTGAGATACCGGCGCAGAATCGCCTGTTCAATCCTCGATCGTCCACGGTCCGGTGCCGGGAATCGAAGCACCAGCTGGATACGCCCCGCGTCGGTGAGTTGAATGGTAATACGAGGCTCCGGCGAGGGGGCTTCGAGGAGCGTGGTCTGCTCCAGCAATTTCATATGCCGGCCAGCTTCTTCCATGAACGGAGCGCATTCTGCCTTGGCCGCGTCGAGCAAATGCCGTTCGGCATCCCGCCATTCGTCCTTGTCTTTGAGCGGCACCGTGAGAATATAGAGCCCATACTCCTGGCCGGGATTCTCTTTGACCAAGGCATTCGTAAACAGCAAGCTGTTCGGAAATACCGTCACACGACCGGTATAGAGATGCGACACCAGGCCCGGCCCGATCTCGAGGAGCTTGGTCGTAAAGACGTCGTGATCTAAGACGACGCCCCGATGGCCGGCGATCTGAATGCGATCGCCCACCGCATAGACCTTCCCGCCTACCCGCAGCGCCGCCCCGCTCAAGCAGAGGATGAGTTCCTTCGTCGCCAACACCAGCGCGGCAGCAAGCGCCACGAGGGAGACGGCAAAGGCTTCGAGTTCGTGCGCCCAGATGACGACCAGCCCCACCAGTAACGCGAAGACCACGGTATTGCGGACCGAGACGACGCCTCGGCGTTTCGCTTCCATCGAGAGAGTCGGGTTCCTCGAAATCGCACGAACGATCAAGGTCCGGATGATGAGAAGGGAGAGCAGCCACAGAATGGACTTGAGCCCGTCGAGCACGACTGAACTATCGATGTGCGGTAGCCACGTCAAGATGGAGCCCCGCACCTACCCGTTAATCGGCGTTGAGGAGATCTTTGGTTCCCGGCATACATTCTTCGCGTTTCCATTGTTTCAAAATCTTCTGTTCGTTAAAGATCAGCGTGTAGCGGTAGCAATACAACATGGCTTTGGGACCATCCGGGCCGGCCTTCCCGATTAAAGCGCTCGCTTGCTGCACCGCATCGCCCAGGCCGGAAAAGCTCACCGAGGCCAACTCCTTGTCGCCGATCGGCACGCGATAGGTCCAGACCGAATCCCCTCCGAGCGCCGGATTCTTCGCCGTATGGGGTGGCCCGAATTTTTCGACGACTTCGTCTTGCGTGAGCCGATCTACGCCCTTCTTGAAATAGCCGTCGCGCCAAGGACCCCCACAGGACAACATCATCCCTGCGAGAAAAAACATCCCCACTGTGAACAAATGCCGCCGCACTAATGTCATGACTTAGGCTGATCCTTGAGTTCTTGCATCCGCTTCAGCGAGCAATAGAGCGCATAACCCTGAGCCAACATGCCGGTGGCGAGCAAGCCCAGCGCGGTCTGCAACCACTGTGCGCCCGTTTCTTCCAGCCCATAGATCCCGATGACGAATCCAAGTGCGATCGCCACGATCCCCACGAATCGCGCGATCATTCCGTTCATGCGCCAGTTGATAGGAGCCGGCTCGTGCTGCATGTCCATGGGGGGGTACGCTACACTGGATGGCGCAACCGGTTCAACTCCGTGTTGCACGAATCGTTCTGGCGCGCACCTCCAGCAAGGCCGCCTCGTCGGCATGCCCTAACTTTCGCAGAGCATTCGCCAGGTCCTCCAGCGTCTTCGCGACCTCTGGATGAGAAGGCCCCAGCGCCCGCTCTCGAATCGCCAAGGCTCGACGATACAGCGGTTCCGCTTGCTCCGGCTGCCCTTGAGCTACGTGCAAACGGGCAAGAATCAAGATACTCAATGCCACGTCGGGATGGTCGAGGCCCAGGAGCTTCTCTTTGATGGCCAACGCCCTCGCCAGCAAAGGTTCCGCTTGGGCATATTGACCGTACATACGATGAAGGATCCCCAAGTTAGTGAGCGTGGTTGCGACATCAGCGTGAAATTCTCCATGCACGGCCTGATAAATTTTGAGCGCCTGCAGATACACCGGCTCCGCCTCCACATACTTCCCTTGACCGGCATAGACTTCCGCCAGCTGTGAAAGGCTCACCGCCACGCGTCGATCTTCCAGACCGAACTCTTCTGCTTTACGCACCGCCAGGAGAAGCAGCCGTTCCGCATCGGCATAATTGCCCTGCTGGATGGCCTGCTGCCCTGCCGCCATCGTCGACTCCCAAGTCTGTTGCTGGCACCCAGACCAGGACAGGAGGAGACTGAGCGCGAGCACATAGAGCGTCTTCATTGTGCACCCACCCGTTCGACAATGGCTTCCGCCGGATAGGTCACGATTTCCGCCAGCGTGGGATGGTAATGCGGCATGCGAAGAAGGTCGGCTGCGGTCCCACGGTAATACATCACCGCGATTAGTTCGTGGATCAATTCACCCGCCTCCGGACCGACGATCTGCGCGCCGAGAATCTCACCCGTCTGTGGCGCACAGAGAAGTTTCACGAACCCATGCCTGGCCCCAAGACAGAGCGCCTTCCCATGATCGGCAAAAAGATAGGAGGCGGTGAGATAGGGAATCCCTTCGGCCTTCGCACGCGACTCATTGAGTCCCAACACCGCGACCTGCGGATCGGTAAAGACCACTTCTGTATCCAGACGATGATCGATCGTCTTCGCCGGTTGATCCGCATGTGTCGCGTTGTACGCCGCAATTTCTCCTTGCTGAATGGCGAGATGCACGATCGGGGTCAGATCGTTCACATCGCCCACGGCATAGATATGCCGTTGCGACGTCCGCATGGCGGCGTCGACCACAATTCGCCCGCCGTCGACAGTCACGTCCGCCAGATCGAGTCGGAGCCCTTCGATGTTGGGCCGTCGGCCCAGGGCCTGGAGAATCTCTGCACCGACGTACGATTGTTCCCATCCGGCTTTCATCACCCATACCCTTTTCCCTGCTGTGTCACTGGTCACCCGCAGCAACTGCGCGCCCGTGACGACGTCGATGCCTTCATCGATCAAGGCGGCTTCCAACGTGCGGCCTACATCCTCGTCCATTCCCGAAACCAGCGTGCGTCCCCGCTGAATGATCGTGACCTTCGTCCCTAGTCGAGCAAAGAACTGACCGAGTTCGAGAGCGACGGCCCCACCGCCCAGGACGATCAACGACTCCGGTAAGGTCCGAAGATCCAGGATCGTATCGCTCGTGAAATATCCAGCCTGGGCCAAGCCTGGAGTCGGCACCTCTCTGGGCTTCGACCCTGTGGCCAGGATCACCGAACCGGCCGACAAGACCCTGCTGCCGATGGCAATCTCGTGGGGAGACTGAAAGACCGCCTGCGTTTGATAGAGTGTGAACTTCGAATCGTGAAGCTGCTCAATGCGATAGTCCGCAAACTCCCTGACCAGACGATCCTTCCGATCCACGATCGCCGAGAGATCCGCCCGAACCGAAACCGGGGAAAGACCGAACTCTTTCGCCCTCCCCAACAGGGCCGCCACGTCAGCAGACCGCAGGATGGCTTTGGTCGGCATACAGCCACGCAGAATACAGAGCCCTCCGAGCGGACCCTGATCGACAATCGCCACGTCGGCGCCGGCATCGCGTGCCGTTCGTGCCGCGGCATAACCAGCCGACCCGCCGCCGATAACGACGACATCATGTGCCTTGCGCATGGAAACCGGACTCTGTGAATTCATGGTATCTTCCCGCTATATATAGTAGTACGTCAGGAAGGAAGGATACACGATGGTGCAGCCTGGTCGCTATCGGCACTATAAGGGCCCAGAATATGAAGTGCTGGGGGTCGCGCGACATTCCGAAACAGAAGAGGAATTTGTCGTCTATCGTGCGCTCTACGGCGAAGGCGGTCTCTGGATTAGACCGGCAACCATGTTTCTGGAGACGGTGACCGTTGACGGTCAACCTTGCCCGCGGTTCGAGCTCATTTCTCCCATCTAGCAGGATGCTGAGCTGTCCGAGCTTAAGTACTTACCGCTAGCCTCCGATAAAGACGTTACGAGGTCAGCTATGGCTATCATTCCAGCGGTCAGTGGCATCGCCAGTATACATTCTACGCTACCGGTATCCTCACGCCCACCGGCCACTCAGGCGAGCACGGCCGATCGCGAGCATCGCTCAACGGAGCAGGAGGGCCAGAACGCCGACCATTCGTCACGCCTAGCTCAGCAGGCCTATCAGCAACAGGCCCATCAAAGCTCTCTCCCTAAACCGGCGCTCCTGGCTCAGGACTTGATGACCTCGCCCGTCACATGGCTCCCGTCCGACAGCGCCCTGCTAGAGGCATGGACGGTCATGAAACGCAAAGGCATCCACCACCTTCCCGTGACGTCGATACATGGCACCCTGGTCGGATTGGTATCGGACCGCGATCTGCTGCCCTACGCACATGAGTTGGAATCTTCCGGCTCGCCGGGGTCCTCTGCCGGGCAGACACTCGCACAGGTCATGAGCAATCAGGTGCTGTCCGCCACCCCCACCACAGAGCTCCAAGAAATTGCCCGTATCATGCTCAGTGAACATGTGACCGCAATTCCCATCGTCGACAACTTACGCCACCCGGTCGGTATCCTGACCACCAGCGACATTCTCCGCGCCATCGTCCATCGAAGCCCGATCGAACTCTGGACCTAGCCGACCCTCAACAGCCTGACTCCTCTCCACAGACGCTCAAATCTCCACATACGCGCTGTTGCAAGCCCTGAGGCAGCAGTGATAGAGAAGTGGGCGCATGAATTGGGTCAATCAGTTCTACAGCCTACCCGTCACAATCCTGTTATCCCTTGTATCTCTATTCGTGATCAGCCTGCTGGTTTGGCGCAATGCCGGGCGCGGAGTCATCCTCGGTCTCTCATTGTTCCTCTACCTACGCTATATGGTGTGGCGTGGGATCTACACCATTCCTGACGAGACCCTCACCGCGATGGTTGTCGGCTGGACGGTATTTCTGGCTGAGCTCTACGGACTCTTTCAATATGGCTTCTTTGCCTATCAGGTGTGGTCCCCTCTCGACCGCACGGCTCCTCCTCTGACGACCATTCCCACCGTCGATATGATGGTGACGGTGGTCCATGAGCCCCTCGACATTCTCAAGCGGACGCTGGTGGGCTGTACCCATCAGGAATATCCGAAGGACCGATTCAAAGTCTATGTGCTCGACGACGGCCATCGCGATGAAGTGCGCGAGCTGGCCGCAT carries:
- the xth gene encoding exodeoxyribonuclease III, which codes for MKIATFNANSLRKRLPIVLDWLARQKPDVLCIQETKVQDSEFPLLALAESGYEITYRGMKSYNGVAILSRDKPESVAYGFDDGGDAEDARLLRVVIKGIPIINTYVPQGFEIDSPKYQYKLGWYDRLQKYFEKHLSPDKPAIWCGDMNVAPRPMDVHSPEKHLKHVCYHEDARRAYEKTLAWGFQDVFVKLYPDRQQYTFWDYRAPASLEANRGWRIDHILATAPLAEHCIRVEVDVEPRRAKDPSDHTFLWAEFSV
- a CDS encoding HDOD domain-containing protein, translating into MAQDGTLIVDSDITNEVRTLVHSQLRPLFDPQANSIPALRATCQKILNISGDTSSPDALAEVVSRDPGLTCKVLQIANGIAYSPQHTITSVAHAVSWLGLDTVRTLVATVQLMEQLEHQPDRRPLLGRLIAKALFAAAHASELGVAMQYPQPGQLFSAALLYSFADLVIAYQTPELFQALTAARTPEDEAKILGVSRARFATALAQTWILPAGLMDLIGAPIPTAKSRWLTSQQLFVGLVAGSNQLITAMADSPDPGVADLFRRTLQRGTALTEPVLQDAFTRAFDKGRQLSRSVGITEIVITQASSPVTVPLAVLPNSSPDGHTAPPIQTRPLETLQQFQTSLQAAKDLNNLLSVLVHTLHDGGGFTRVALALLNPGDTDQLLGRVIVGVDPPDRYLASFSGSLNAEHPLFLHVLKGQDPFLFSKASCDEARSLSSVFSKTWRSSSAVLAPIRIGIRPIGLLYGDRGPDPNHVSPQDLQSFQLFLGQAILILNRLAGVL
- a CDS encoding mechanosensitive ion channel, which translates into the protein MTWLPHIDSSVVLDGLKSILWLLSLLIIRTLIVRAISRNPTLSMEAKRRGVVSVRNTVVFALLVGLVVIWAHELEAFAVSLVALAAALVLATKELILCLSGAALRVGGKVYAVGDRIQIAGHRGVVLDHDVFTTKLLEIGPGLVSHLYTGRVTVFPNSLLFTNALVKENPGQEYGLYILTVPLKDKDEWRDAERHLLDAAKAECAPFMEEAGRHMKLLEQTTLLEAPSPEPRITIQLTDAGRIQLVLRFPAPDRGRSRIEQAILRRYLTASAPTS
- a CDS encoding tetratricopeptide repeat protein, with product MKTLYVLALSLLLSWSGCQQQTWESTMAAGQQAIQQGNYADAERLLLLAVRKAEEFGLEDRRVAVSLSQLAEVYAGQGKYVEAEPVYLQALKIYQAVHGEFHADVATTLTNLGILHRMYGQYAQAEPLLARALAIKEKLLGLDHPDVALSILILARLHVAQGQPEQAEPLYRRALAIRERALGPSHPEVAKTLEDLANALRKLGHADEAALLEVRARTIRATRS
- a CDS encoding dihydrolipoyl dehydrogenase: MNSQSPVSMRKAHDVVVIGGGSAGYAAARTARDAGADVAIVDQGPLGGLCILRGCMPTKAILRSADVAALLGRAKEFGLSPVSVRADLSAIVDRKDRLVREFADYRIEQLHDSKFTLYQTQAVFQSPHEIAIGSRVLSAGSVILATGSKPREVPTPGLAQAGYFTSDTILDLRTLPESLIVLGGGAVALELGQFFARLGTKVTIIQRGRTLVSGMDEDVGRTLEAALIDEGIDVVTGAQLLRVTSDTAGKRVWVMKAGWEQSYVGAEILQALGRRPNIEGLRLDLADVTVDGGRIVVDAAMRTSQRHIYAVGDVNDLTPIVHLAIQQGEIAAYNATHADQPAKTIDHRLDTEVVFTDPQVAVLGLNESRAKAEGIPYLTASYLFADHGKALCLGARHGFVKLLCAPQTGEILGAQIVGPEAGELIHELIAVMYYRGTAADLLRMPHYHPTLAEIVTYPAEAIVERVGAQ
- a CDS encoding DUF1653 domain-containing protein → MVQPGRYRHYKGPEYEVLGVARHSETEEEFVVYRALYGEGGLWIRPATMFLETVTVDGQPCPRFELISPI
- a CDS encoding CBS domain-containing protein; the encoded protein is MAIIPAVSGIASIHSTLPVSSRPPATQASTADREHRSTEQEGQNADHSSRLAQQAYQQQAHQSSLPKPALLAQDLMTSPVTWLPSDSALLEAWTVMKRKGIHHLPVTSIHGTLVGLVSDRDLLPYAHELESSGSPGSSAGQTLAQVMSNQVLSATPTTELQEIARIMLSEHVTAIPIVDNLRHPVGILTTSDILRAIVHRSPIELWT